One stretch of Meiothermus cerbereus DSM 11376 DNA includes these proteins:
- a CDS encoding enolase C-terminal domain-like protein, which translates to MPKIKRISPRPFRLPLKGALRWGKASELAALEHVLLEVELSDGAVGRAEIPPRPTIYGETLGTVLAALKYLSPQLLGLEVEDTEAIQNILDNFPNNLTAKAGLDIALWEAWAHSEGQGLWQVFEPHHPRVRVSYILGIADEAQMLADARAVYQAGVRVLKVKVGRDLQGDLARIAALKEHFPDVELYADANETLSPAEAEMYLRKWAEAGLLYVEEPLPVAEVLARKGLRKAAILPLIADDSAFTLRDLWRELQLETFDILNLKPARTGYTQSLEMLALNRSEGKKAMVGSQALSSFGAYHSALMAFQEGVSEPCELAFHLKAEGGFCNFPALREGWLYWEDLTQCRFDPDAFELYELSQR; encoded by the coding sequence ATGCCTAAAATAAAGCGAATCAGCCCCCGCCCGTTCCGCCTGCCCCTAAAGGGGGCTTTGCGCTGGGGCAAAGCCTCGGAACTAGCAGCGCTGGAGCACGTTTTGCTCGAGGTCGAGCTTTCCGATGGGGCAGTTGGCCGCGCAGAGATTCCGCCCCGCCCTACCATTTACGGCGAAACCCTGGGTACGGTGCTGGCCGCGCTGAAATACCTATCCCCACAGCTTTTGGGCCTGGAGGTCGAGGACACCGAGGCCATCCAGAATATCCTGGACAACTTCCCCAACAACCTTACTGCCAAAGCGGGCCTAGACATCGCACTGTGGGAAGCCTGGGCCCATAGCGAAGGCCAGGGGCTGTGGCAGGTTTTTGAGCCGCACCACCCGCGGGTGCGGGTGAGCTATATCCTGGGCATCGCCGACGAGGCCCAGATGCTGGCCGACGCCCGTGCGGTCTACCAAGCCGGGGTACGGGTGTTGAAGGTGAAAGTAGGGCGCGACCTACAGGGCGACCTGGCGCGAATTGCCGCGCTGAAGGAACATTTTCCCGATGTCGAACTCTATGCCGATGCCAACGAGACCCTGTCTCCCGCGGAGGCCGAAATGTACTTGCGGAAGTGGGCCGAGGCCGGGCTGCTGTATGTGGAAGAACCCTTGCCGGTGGCCGAGGTGCTGGCCCGCAAAGGCCTGCGCAAGGCCGCCATCCTGCCCCTCATTGCCGATGACTCGGCCTTTACCCTGCGCGACCTGTGGCGCGAATTGCAGCTCGAGACCTTTGACATTTTGAACCTCAAGCCGGCCCGCACCGGCTACACCCAAAGCCTGGAGATGCTGGCCCTGAACCGCTCGGAAGGCAAAAAGGCTATGGTGGGGTCGCAGGCTTTGTCCAGCTTTGGGGCTTACCACAGCGCCCTGATGGCTTTTCAGGAAGGGGTCAGTGAACCTTGTGAGCTGGCCTTTCACCTCAAGGCGGAGGGGGGGTTTTGCAACTTTCCAGCCCTGCGGGAGGGCTGGCTATACTGGGAAGACCTGACCCAGTGTCGCTTCGATCCCGATGCCTTTGAGCTATATGAACTGAGCCAGCGGTAG
- the lptB gene encoding LPS export ABC transporter ATP-binding protein, producing MEAALQKSHGSISAPSARLEAVGLVKRYGKREVVRGVNLELTRGEIVALFGPNGAGKTTTFYMLVGFIEPNAGQIRLGGRDISRLPMYKRARQGLGYLPQEPSAFRRMTAMENLLAVLEFQPLSKSERTQRALELLEELGIAHLKDKYAYTLSGGERRRLEIARALCTNPDFILLDEPFTGVDPKNVHDIQKLISELRQRRGVGIFITDHSVRETLAIADRIYLMYDGQMAFQGSPEEFARDAGVRMHYLGDEYEL from the coding sequence ATGGAAGCGGCATTGCAAAAAAGTCATGGTTCCATCTCTGCTCCCAGCGCCCGCCTCGAGGCCGTCGGGCTGGTCAAGCGCTACGGCAAACGGGAAGTGGTGCGGGGGGTGAACCTCGAGCTCACCCGCGGCGAGATTGTGGCTCTATTTGGCCCCAACGGGGCCGGAAAAACCACCACCTTCTACATGCTGGTGGGCTTTATTGAGCCCAATGCTGGGCAAATTCGCCTGGGCGGTCGTGATATCTCCCGGCTGCCCATGTACAAGCGGGCTCGGCAGGGCCTGGGCTACCTGCCCCAGGAGCCCTCGGCCTTCCGTCGCATGACCGCAATGGAAAACCTACTGGCGGTGCTGGAGTTTCAGCCCCTTTCCAAAAGCGAACGAACCCAGCGAGCTTTAGAGCTGCTCGAGGAGCTGGGTATCGCTCACCTCAAAGACAAATACGCCTACACCCTTTCGGGGGGCGAACGGCGACGGCTGGAAATTGCCCGCGCCCTTTGCACCAACCCCGACTTCATCCTGCTGGACGAGCCTTTTACCGGCGTAGATCCCAAGAACGTCCACGACATCCAGAAGCTCATCTCCGAGCTGCGCCAGCGGCGCGGGGTGGGTATCTTCATCACCGACCACTCGGTGCGCGAGACCCTGGCCATCGCCGACCGCATCTACCTAATGTACGACGGCCAGATGGCCTTTCAGGGCTCACCAGAAGAGTTTGCCCGCGACGCAGGGGTGCGGATGCACTACCTGGGTGATGAGTACGAACTTTGA
- a CDS encoding NAD(P)H-dependent glycerol-3-phosphate dehydrogenase: MSVSSAIFPEARITQTGSPRPIAVLGAGSWGTALALLVSSKGIPVYLWARRPEHALAMQLDRQNSEYLPGAHFPQQLHPTANAEEALHQAQFAVVAIPSKALRETLGPLPKAKAYVSVAKGLHFSDHHLLRMSQVIEEVTGVTQIAVLSGPNLAEEIARFLPAAAVTAAKDPALAHRVQQVFSGRSFRVYTSSDVVGVELGGALKNVIALAAGMVDGLKLGDNAKASLITRGLREIIKFGVAQGAQEATFIGLSGLGDLIATASSPYSRNRTAGERIVRGETLAQLQAQKSVVEGIYTVKALHAWDQATGADLPITEAVYRVIYEGADPMQELSRLMTREAKPE; encoded by the coding sequence ATGTCCGTGTCATCTGCCATCTTTCCTGAAGCGCGCATAACACAAACGGGTAGCCCCCGCCCAATTGCCGTGCTGGGAGCTGGATCCTGGGGTACGGCCCTGGCTTTGCTGGTCTCCTCCAAGGGGATTCCGGTTTATCTTTGGGCCCGTCGGCCCGAACACGCCCTGGCCATGCAGCTCGATCGGCAAAACAGCGAGTATCTACCGGGGGCACACTTCCCCCAACAGCTTCATCCAACCGCCAATGCCGAAGAAGCCTTACATCAGGCCCAGTTTGCGGTTGTGGCGATCCCTTCCAAAGCCCTGCGGGAAACTCTTGGACCTTTGCCCAAAGCAAAAGCCTATGTTTCGGTAGCCAAGGGTCTGCACTTTAGCGACCACCACCTGCTGCGCATGAGCCAGGTCATCGAGGAGGTGACAGGCGTTACACAGATTGCGGTGCTGTCAGGGCCAAACCTAGCCGAGGAGATTGCCCGGTTTTTGCCTGCCGCAGCGGTAACGGCTGCCAAAGACCCCGCACTGGCCCATCGGGTGCAGCAGGTTTTCTCGGGAAGGAGCTTCCGGGTCTATACCTCCTCGGATGTGGTGGGGGTAGAGCTCGGCGGGGCGCTCAAGAACGTGATCGCCCTGGCCGCGGGCATGGTGGATGGTCTGAAGCTCGGCGACAATGCCAAAGCCTCGCTTATTACCCGGGGATTACGTGAGATTATCAAATTCGGAGTGGCCCAGGGGGCTCAGGAAGCCACATTTATTGGACTTTCGGGCCTAGGTGACCTGATCGCTACGGCCAGCAGCCCTTACTCGCGTAACCGCACCGCCGGGGAGCGCATCGTGCGGGGTGAGACTTTGGCCCAACTTCAGGCCCAAAAGTCAGTGGTGGAAGGCATCTACACGGTCAAAGCCTTGCATGCCTGGGATCAGGCCACGGGCGCCGACCTGCCCATTACCGAGGCGGTGTACCGGGTCATTTACGAAGGGGCCGACCCCATGCAGGAGCTGTCGCGCCTGATGACCCGCGAGGCCAAGCCGGAGTAG
- a CDS encoding GNAT family N-acetyltransferase, protein MNRPVAQTHLSQLAELFCWMDEAPERRTLAPEARTPEGLWWEVLAGEDEKAWVWLEEGRVQGYGALVPFWDGAALEGPIIRAGDGKALLEHLIKKARQEGFPTLYAFPEASNRQARALLEQLGFSAEHTTYFYTIGRTDLSYPVPAGYRVERAEPCDPQVYRDLYSRAEDGWSLRLHWTDEELRQHFIGSDVELFMAYTNKTGEPVGLAELELDDTRAEIAYIGVVPEARGRGLGRALLGTAAEWAFGNPQIQSLQVRAHDHEKAAQALYKRLGFRQTSAVVTYALELF, encoded by the coding sequence ATGAACCGGCCCGTAGCGCAAACCCACCTTTCGCAGCTCGCCGAGTTGTTTTGCTGGATGGATGAGGCCCCAGAGCGCCGCACGCTGGCGCCCGAGGCGCGTACCCCCGAAGGGTTGTGGTGGGAGGTTCTGGCCGGCGAGGACGAAAAAGCCTGGGTCTGGCTGGAGGAGGGTCGGGTGCAGGGGTACGGCGCTTTGGTGCCCTTCTGGGATGGGGCAGCGCTCGAGGGTCCTATCATCCGCGCCGGCGATGGCAAGGCGCTTTTAGAGCACCTTATCAAAAAAGCACGCCAGGAAGGCTTTCCGACCCTTTATGCCTTCCCCGAGGCCAGCAACCGCCAGGCTCGAGCGCTGCTGGAGCAGCTGGGCTTTTCTGCCGAGCACACCACTTACTTTTACACCATTGGCCGTACCGATCTGAGCTACCCTGTTCCCGCCGGCTACAGGGTTGAGCGGGCCGAACCCTGCGACCCTCAGGTTTACCGCGACCTTTACAGCCGCGCCGAGGATGGCTGGAGCCTGCGCCTGCACTGGACCGACGAGGAACTGCGGCAGCACTTTATTGGCTCCGATGTGGAGCTTTTTATGGCCTATACCAACAAAACCGGGGAGCCGGTGGGTCTGGCCGAGCTCGAGCTAGACGATACCCGGGCCGAAATCGCCTACATTGGGGTGGTGCCGGAGGCCAGGGGCAGGGGCCTGGGGCGTGCATTGCTGGGTACCGCTGCCGAGTGGGCCTTCGGCAATCCGCAAATCCAGAGCTTGCAGGTGCGCGCCCACGACCACGAAAAGGCGGCCCAGGCCCTTTACAAACGCCTGGGTTTTAGACAGACCAGCGCTGTTGTAACCTACGCGCTCGAGCTTTTTTGA
- the ppsA gene encoding phosphoenolpyruvate synthase, translating into MAYIRWFETLGMKDLDLVGGKNASIGEMIANLSQAGVRVPGGFATTAEAFREFLHHNRLTERIASALQNLNTDDVDELARVGAEIRSWVEHAELPKALEVAIVDAYIRLESASKGGLSVAVRSSATAEDLPEASFAGQQETFLNVRGVESVLLHIKKVFASLYNDRAIAYRVHHGFAHQEVALSAGVQRMVRSDLGASGVAFTLDTESGFRDVIFVTSSYGLGELLVQGAVNPDEFYVYKKGLAEGRNTILQRTLGSKLQKMVFAEEGRGVQAVATSELERRSFSLSDADVLELARQALLIEQHYGRPMDIEWAKDGLDGQIYILQARPETVQSRTGRVLERFAMLERAPVLVTGRAVGQRIGVGPVRIISHPREMNRVQPGDVLVADMTDPDWEPVMKKAAAIVTNRGGRTCHAAIVAREMNIPAVVGAGNATQALRDGDVVTVSCAEGDTGRVYAGTPRYEVKRIELDNMPPIPTKIMMNVASPERAFSFANLPNAGVGLARLEFIINNTIGIHPKALLQFEQLPEDLKAEITRRTAGYKSPVDFYREKLAEGISMIAAAFAPHPVIVRMSDFKSNEYAHLLGGSRYEPKEENPMIGFRGASRYRSPEFAEAFALECQAIREVREEKGLKNVWVMIPFVRTVGEARQVIEILEKNGLKRGEDGLRLIMMCEVPSNAILAERFLELFDGFSIGSNDLTQLTLALDRDSGLVADLFSEQDDAVKFLLERAISTAKKMGKYIGICGQGPSDHPEFALWLVQQGIESISLNPDSVLETWLYLAEQQNALVGKD; encoded by the coding sequence ATGGCTTATATCCGCTGGTTCGAAACACTGGGCATGAAAGATCTGGATCTGGTAGGGGGTAAAAATGCCTCCATTGGAGAGATGATTGCCAACCTTTCCCAGGCTGGGGTGCGGGTGCCGGGGGGGTTTGCCACTACAGCGGAGGCTTTCCGGGAGTTTTTGCACCACAACCGCCTAACGGAACGCATTGCCAGCGCCTTGCAAAACCTAAACACCGATGATGTGGACGAGCTGGCCCGGGTAGGGGCCGAGATTCGTAGCTGGGTAGAGCATGCCGAGCTACCCAAAGCCCTAGAGGTAGCCATTGTGGATGCTTACATTCGCCTCGAGTCCGCCTCTAAAGGCGGGCTTTCTGTTGCGGTGCGCTCCAGCGCCACCGCCGAAGACCTGCCCGAGGCCAGCTTTGCCGGTCAGCAGGAAACTTTTTTGAACGTGCGGGGGGTGGAGAGCGTCCTGCTGCACATCAAGAAGGTCTTTGCCTCGCTCTACAACGACCGGGCCATCGCGTACCGTGTCCACCACGGCTTCGCCCACCAGGAGGTGGCCCTTTCGGCGGGCGTACAACGCATGGTGCGCAGCGACCTGGGGGCTTCCGGGGTGGCCTTTACCCTCGATACCGAGTCGGGCTTTCGCGATGTGATCTTTGTGACCTCGAGCTACGGTTTGGGAGAACTGCTCGTGCAGGGGGCGGTCAACCCCGACGAGTTTTATGTCTACAAAAAGGGACTGGCCGAGGGCCGCAACACCATTCTGCAGCGCACCCTGGGCAGCAAGCTGCAAAAGATGGTTTTTGCCGAGGAGGGGCGGGGGGTTCAGGCGGTTGCAACGTCTGAGCTCGAGCGCCGCAGCTTCTCGCTCTCCGACGCAGATGTGCTGGAGCTGGCCCGGCAGGCCCTCCTAATCGAGCAGCACTACGGCCGACCCATGGACATTGAATGGGCCAAAGATGGCCTGGACGGTCAAATCTACATTTTGCAAGCCCGCCCCGAAACTGTGCAAAGCCGCACTGGGCGGGTGCTGGAGCGCTTCGCGATGCTGGAGCGGGCCCCGGTGTTGGTAACAGGACGTGCTGTGGGGCAGCGCATTGGCGTAGGCCCGGTGCGGATTATCAGCCACCCCCGCGAGATGAACCGGGTACAGCCTGGCGACGTGCTGGTAGCCGATATGACCGACCCGGACTGGGAACCGGTGATGAAAAAAGCCGCGGCCATCGTGACCAACCGGGGTGGGCGCACCTGTCACGCGGCCATCGTGGCCCGCGAGATGAATATTCCTGCGGTAGTCGGGGCCGGGAATGCTACCCAGGCCTTGCGCGATGGCGATGTGGTTACGGTTTCCTGCGCCGAAGGCGACACGGGCCGGGTGTATGCCGGTACCCCGCGCTATGAGGTCAAGCGCATCGAACTCGACAACATGCCGCCCATACCTACCAAGATCATGATGAATGTGGCCTCGCCCGAGCGGGCCTTTAGCTTTGCCAACCTGCCCAATGCTGGGGTGGGCCTGGCGAGGCTCGAGTTCATCATCAACAACACCATCGGCATCCACCCCAAAGCCCTTCTGCAGTTTGAGCAACTGCCCGAAGATCTCAAAGCCGAGATTACCCGGCGCACCGCGGGCTACAAAAGCCCGGTAGATTTCTACCGCGAAAAGCTGGCCGAGGGCATCAGCATGATTGCCGCCGCTTTTGCCCCCCATCCGGTGATCGTGCGTATGTCAGACTTCAAGTCCAACGAGTACGCCCACCTGCTGGGCGGTAGCCGCTACGAGCCAAAGGAAGAAAACCCCATGATTGGCTTCCGGGGGGCCTCCCGCTACCGCAGCCCGGAGTTTGCCGAGGCTTTTGCCCTGGAGTGCCAGGCCATCCGGGAAGTGCGGGAAGAAAAAGGGCTGAAAAACGTCTGGGTCATGATACCTTTTGTGCGCACGGTAGGGGAGGCCAGGCAGGTCATCGAGATTCTGGAGAAAAACGGGCTCAAACGCGGTGAAGATGGGCTTCGCCTGATCATGATGTGCGAGGTGCCCTCCAATGCCATTCTGGCCGAGCGCTTCCTGGAACTGTTCGACGGCTTCTCCATAGGCTCCAACGACCTGACCCAGCTCACCCTGGCCCTGGATCGCGACTCGGGTCTGGTGGCTGACCTGTTTAGCGAACAGGACGATGCCGTGAAATTCCTGCTCGAGCGGGCCATCAGCACGGCCAAAAAGATGGGCAAGTACATCGGCATTTGCGGCCAGGGCCCCTCCGACCATCCCGAATTTGCCCTGTGGCTGGTGCAGCAGGGCATCGAGAGCATCTCGCTTAACCCCGATAGCGTGCTGGAAACCTGGCTTTACCTGGCCGAACAGCAAAACGCTCTGGTGGGGAAAGACTAG
- a CDS encoding diacylglycerol/lipid kinase family protein, protein MGSHTTFVINPAAGRGRVGQMLGRLEAAIRQYAQSSDIEIAITEFPGHAIQIAQKAPASSRVVAVGGDGTVHEVLRGIAGSDKAIGVIPIGSGNDFARMVGLHKLPLEAALRTALQATIRRVDLGLVNNQPYGASLGIGFDAAVARKALSAPTFLRGMPRYLYSMFGVLKELELPTLELIQNNQTLYQGPSLLVALMNGSTYGGGIPIVPDAVPTDGLISVAVAGAFSRLGVVGILPRLIMGKHVHHPRLRFFRGAEFVVRFDRPVPAHSDGELLEPSQEYRVRMIPGGLQVIAGSA, encoded by the coding sequence ATGGGCAGCCATACGACCTTTGTTATCAACCCAGCAGCCGGGCGTGGGCGGGTGGGCCAGATGTTGGGGCGCCTCGAGGCCGCCATACGCCAGTACGCCCAATCCTCCGACATAGAGATCGCTATCACCGAGTTTCCCGGGCACGCCATCCAGATAGCCCAGAAGGCCCCTGCCAGCAGCCGGGTGGTGGCCGTGGGGGGCGACGGAACTGTGCACGAGGTGCTGCGGGGAATCGCCGGATCGGACAAGGCCATTGGGGTTATACCTATCGGTAGTGGCAACGACTTTGCCCGCATGGTGGGCCTGCATAAGCTGCCCCTCGAGGCCGCTCTACGCACCGCTCTGCAGGCAACCATCCGCAGGGTGGATCTGGGCCTGGTGAACAACCAGCCGTACGGGGCCAGCCTGGGCATCGGCTTTGATGCAGCGGTGGCCCGCAAGGCCCTCTCGGCCCCCACCTTTTTGCGGGGGATGCCCCGCTACTTGTACTCGATGTTTGGCGTACTCAAGGAACTCGAGCTACCCACCCTCGAGCTCATCCAGAACAACCAGACCCTCTACCAGGGCCCTAGCCTGCTGGTGGCCCTGATGAATGGCTCGACCTATGGTGGGGGTATCCCCATCGTGCCAGACGCCGTACCTACCGATGGTCTTATTTCCGTAGCGGTGGCGGGAGCGTTTAGCCGGTTGGGGGTGGTGGGGATTTTACCCCGGCTGATTATGGGCAAGCATGTGCACCACCCCCGGCTGCGCTTCTTTCGCGGGGCCGAGTTTGTGGTTCGCTTCGACCGGCCGGTTCCAGCTCATTCCGACGGGGAATTGCTCGAGCCCAGCCAGGAGTATCGGGTGCGGATGATTCCCGGAGGGCTCCAGGTTATCGCTGGGTCGGCGTAA
- a CDS encoding AAA family ATPase, translating to MNASLTRASLYLPGEEAPQSRPLAEMPLLILVGLTGVGKTSLLKRLNYPTLPDRRELVDRYVFPLYGYAQPPLDRSERFALTRRFRQEHPGGVAEILLNGRAMPTWPLLFDGLRGEEEVGFALKRLPQSYFIVLEARDLTRLSRLLGRGDAFDKVRVDKGDLATLRQLAQGVLSEAELEEALSWQVPLQELAAKLKIVAEERKNYNPDGTRKVLLGSPRALFLDTEALSLDEEAAAIRAFVERIHA from the coding sequence ATGAATGCCAGCCTCACCAGAGCCAGCCTGTACCTGCCGGGCGAAGAAGCCCCACAAAGCCGCCCCCTTGCTGAAATGCCCCTGCTGATACTGGTGGGCCTGACCGGGGTGGGCAAGACCAGCCTGCTAAAGCGCCTAAACTACCCCACCCTGCCCGACCGGCGCGAGCTGGTAGACCGCTATGTGTTTCCCCTGTACGGCTATGCCCAACCACCGCTAGACCGCAGTGAGCGCTTTGCCCTCACCCGGCGCTTTCGCCAGGAACACCCCGGCGGAGTAGCGGAAATCCTGCTCAATGGCCGCGCTATGCCCACCTGGCCCTTGTTGTTCGATGGTTTGCGGGGTGAGGAGGAAGTCGGTTTTGCTCTAAAGCGGCTTCCCCAGAGCTACTTCATCGTGCTGGAGGCCCGCGACCTGACCCGCCTTTCGCGCCTGCTGGGGCGAGGGGATGCCTTCGATAAGGTGCGGGTAGACAAAGGCGACCTGGCAACCTTGCGCCAACTGGCCCAGGGGGTTTTGAGCGAGGCAGAGCTCGAGGAGGCCCTGAGCTGGCAGGTTCCCCTGCAAGAACTTGCCGCTAAACTCAAAATTGTGGCCGAAGAGCGCAAAAACTACAATCCTGATGGAACCCGTAAGGTGCTGCTGGGTTCGCCACGGGCCTTATTTCTGGACACCGAAGCCCTGAGCCTCGATGAAGAAGCGGCGGCCATTCGGGCCTTTGTGGAGCGAATTCATGCCTAA
- the gltX gene encoding glutamate--tRNA ligase — MVVTRIAPSPTGDPHVGTAYQALFNYVFAKQQGGKFIVRIEDTDRNRYNPTSERRILEMLDWLGLSPDESPAKGGPNGPYVQSQRLHIYRAHVQMLLEKGAAYRAFDTPQELAAAREAAQKAGHKEQGYNRRYRDYPVEEAERRAAAGEPHVVRLKVPLEGKTIVHDLLRGPIEFDNAALDDKVILKADGYPTYHLAAMVDDHLMGVTHVIRAEEWITSTPFHILILRAFGWEEPVWCHTPLLRNPDKSKLSKRKMDTSVDSYKAQGFLPEALLNYLGTMAWSMPDGREIFSLQDMIEHFRLERISLGGPVFDLNKLRWMNGKYIREVLTLDDLAERVKPFLERAGLSYPSETYLRQVIEAMRARFETLQEFVDKSLYFFSEAYPMQEKALAKLREGAIFLPALLEQLSQLPDMLPESTEPLLKSFAEARGVKAAAVMQPLRAALTGSLETPGMFDILALLGKQRVLRRLERAIELVKA, encoded by the coding sequence ATGGTTGTTACGCGCATTGCACCCAGTCCTACCGGTGACCCCCACGTGGGGACGGCTTACCAGGCCCTGTTCAATTATGTTTTTGCCAAACAACAGGGGGGAAAATTTATTGTGCGCATCGAGGATACCGACCGCAACCGCTACAACCCCACCTCCGAGCGACGCATTCTGGAGATGCTGGACTGGCTGGGGCTTTCCCCTGACGAGTCGCCTGCCAAGGGCGGCCCCAACGGCCCTTATGTGCAGTCGCAGCGGTTGCACATCTACCGCGCACACGTGCAGATGCTGCTGGAGAAAGGAGCCGCCTACCGCGCCTTCGACACCCCACAAGAGCTGGCGGCGGCCCGCGAGGCCGCGCAAAAAGCCGGCCACAAGGAGCAAGGCTACAACCGACGCTACCGCGACTACCCGGTCGAGGAAGCCGAACGCCGCGCCGCTGCCGGAGAGCCCCACGTGGTGCGCTTGAAGGTGCCCCTGGAGGGAAAGACCATCGTCCACGATCTGCTGCGTGGGCCTATCGAATTCGACAACGCCGCCCTGGATGACAAGGTCATCCTCAAGGCCGACGGCTACCCCACCTACCACCTGGCCGCCATGGTCGACGACCACCTGATGGGCGTAACCCATGTGATCCGGGCCGAGGAGTGGATTACCAGCACCCCCTTCCACATCCTGATTTTGCGGGCCTTTGGCTGGGAGGAGCCGGTCTGGTGCCACACCCCCCTGCTGCGCAACCCCGACAAGTCCAAGCTTTCCAAGCGCAAGATGGACACCAGCGTGGACAGCTATAAGGCCCAGGGGTTCTTGCCCGAGGCCCTGCTCAACTACCTGGGCACCATGGCCTGGAGCATGCCCGATGGGCGGGAAATTTTTAGTCTGCAGGACATGATTGAACACTTCAGGCTCGAGCGCATCAGCCTGGGGGGGCCGGTCTTCGACCTGAACAAGCTCAGATGGATGAACGGCAAGTACATCCGCGAGGTGCTGACCTTAGACGACCTGGCCGAACGGGTCAAGCCCTTCCTCGAGCGGGCCGGGCTTTCCTACCCCTCCGAAACCTACCTCCGGCAGGTAATCGAGGCCATGCGGGCCCGTTTCGAAACCCTGCAGGAGTTTGTGGACAAATCCCTTTACTTTTTCAGCGAGGCCTACCCCATGCAGGAAAAAGCCCTGGCCAAGCTGCGCGAGGGGGCTATTTTTCTACCCGCCCTGCTTGAGCAACTAAGCCAACTGCCGGATATGCTGCCCGAAAGCACCGAGCCCCTGCTCAAGTCCTTTGCCGAGGCCAGGGGCGTCAAGGCCGCCGCGGTCATGCAGCCACTGCGGGCCGCCCTCACCGGGAGCCTCGAGACCCCCGGTATGTTCGACATCCTGGCCTTGCTGGGCAAACAGCGCGTGCTCAGGCGGCTCGAGCGGGCTATAGAGCTTGTTAAGGCCTGA
- the pyrE gene encoding orotate phosphoribosyltransferase, which translates to MDVLNLYKETGALLEGHFLLRSGRHSPRFLQSTTLLQHPLYAEAVGQALGELFETLELNFVIGPAMGGVILAFVTAKALGVRALFAEKNGQGSMWVREGLTIHPGERFLAVEDVVTTGSSVQQAIRAAEARGAQCVAVGAIVDRSAGRAEFSVPYRSLVQLDFPTYAPEACPLCQRGEPLQEV; encoded by the coding sequence GTGGATGTTCTTAACCTCTACAAAGAGACCGGGGCCTTGCTGGAGGGTCATTTTTTACTGCGCTCGGGCAGGCACTCCCCCAGGTTCCTGCAATCCACCACCCTGCTCCAGCACCCCTTGTATGCTGAGGCCGTGGGACAGGCCCTAGGCGAGCTATTCGAGACGCTCGAGCTCAATTTTGTAATTGGCCCCGCCATGGGGGGCGTCATCCTCGCCTTCGTAACGGCCAAGGCCCTGGGTGTGCGGGCGCTCTTCGCCGAGAAGAACGGCCAGGGAAGCATGTGGGTACGTGAGGGGCTTACCATCCACCCCGGTGAACGCTTCCTGGCCGTAGAGGATGTGGTCACCACCGGCAGCTCGGTACAGCAGGCTATTCGGGCTGCCGAGGCCAGAGGAGCCCAGTGTGTTGCGGTGGGGGCTATCGTAGACCGAAGTGCAGGCCGGGCCGAGTTTAGCGTGCCCTACCGCTCGCTGGTGCAGCTCGATTTTCCAACCTATGCCCCCGAAGCCTGCCCGTTGTGCCAACGGGGAGAGCCCTTACAGGAAGTCTAG
- a CDS encoding pyruvate, water dikinase regulatory protein — MERTVFIVSDHTGLTAESVARSLLAQFESVSFRYVTRPFTETEEQVYDLIYEINAIFQRDRVRPIVFSTLANRALYDQLKAAPALHFDLFSTYLGELERELGQPPTGRVGRLHSVNDNGYFTRIDAVDFVLATDDGIGERHYQMADVILMGVSRVGKTPTCLFLGLQYGLRASNYPLAENDFERDTLPEPVRAYKEKVFGLTIAPARLHQIRTQRRPNSQYASMEQCEYEVRRAELLFKRMGIPYLDTTTASIEEIATNIMQSVGLQRRIG; from the coding sequence ATGGAACGAACGGTTTTCATCGTCTCAGACCACACCGGCCTGACCGCGGAATCGGTGGCCCGAAGTTTGCTGGCCCAGTTTGAGTCGGTCTCGTTTCGTTATGTAACGCGGCCCTTTACAGAAACCGAAGAACAGGTTTACGACCTTATATACGAAATCAACGCAATTTTTCAGCGGGATCGGGTACGGCCCATTGTGTTTTCCACCCTGGCCAACCGGGCGCTATATGACCAGCTCAAAGCTGCGCCTGCCCTGCACTTCGACCTTTTCAGCACCTATCTGGGGGAACTCGAGCGCGAACTCGGCCAGCCCCCCACAGGACGGGTAGGGCGGCTGCACAGCGTGAACGATAATGGCTACTTCACCCGTATTGACGCAGTGGACTTTGTGCTTGCAACCGACGACGGCATCGGCGAGCGGCACTACCAGATGGCCGACGTAATCCTGATGGGGGTCAGCCGGGTAGGCAAAACCCCTACCTGCTTGTTTTTGGGCCTGCAATACGGCCTGCGGGCCTCCAACTACCCCCTCGCCGAGAACGACTTCGAGCGCGATACACTGCCCGAGCCGGTTAGGGCCTACAAGGAAAAGGTGTTTGGCCTGACCATCGCCCCAGCCCGCCTGCACCAGATTCGCACCCAGCGCAGGCCCAATAGCCAGTATGCCTCTATGGAGCAGTGCGAGTACGAGGTGCGCCGGGCCGAGCTATTGTTCAAGCGGATGGGGATTCCTTACCTTGACACCACCACTGCCTCCATTGAAGAAATTGCCACCAACATTATGCAAAGCGTGGGTCTGCAACGGCGGATTGGCTAG